The Streptomyces sp. JB150 genomic interval ACGAACGGCCCGTAGGTCCCCGGATGCGGCCCCGTGGAGAACGGGATGACCTGCAACGTCACATGGGGCAGGTTCGTGGCCTCGAGCAGCTTGTCGATCTGCGCGCGCATCACCTCCGGGCCGCCGACCGGGCGGCGCAGGGCCGTCTCGTCCATCACCATCCACAGCCGCGGGGCGTCGGGACGGGTGAGCAGTTCCTGGCGTTGCATCCGCAGGGCGACATGCCGCTCGATGTCCTCCGGCCGGGTCTGGCCGACGGCTCCGGAGGTCAGGACCCCGCGCGCGTAGTCCTCGGTCTGGAGCAGGCCGGGGACGAAGTGCGGTTCGTAGCTGCGGATGAGGCTGGCGGCGCCCTCCAGGCTGACGTACATCGAGAACCAGCCGGGCAGGATGTCGTGAAACCGCTGCCACCAGCCGGGCTGGTTGGCCTCCTCGACAAGTCGCACGAAGGACTCGGCCTCGTCCTCGGGGACGCCGTAGGCCTTCAGGAGCAGCTGGACGTACGGGATCTTGAGGGCGACCT includes:
- a CDS encoding helix-turn-helix transcriptional regulator; amino-acid sequence: MSEPRSAPTVGQVVLGRRLLDLRERAGLKREDAARVLHVAPATVRRMETAEVALKIPYVQLLLKAYGVPEDEAESFVRLVEEANQPGWWQRFHDILPGWFSMYVSLEGAASLIRSYEPHFVPGLLQTEDYARGVLTSGAVGQTRPEDIERHVALRMQRQELLTRPDAPRLWMVMDETALRRPVGGPEVMRAQIDKLLEATNLPHVTLQVIPFSTGPHPGTYGPFVLFRFAMPELPDMVYSEYLTGAVYLDARAEVATHLEVMDRMAAQAATAQRTKEILRDLRKEL